One window of Burkholderia cepacia GG4 genomic DNA carries:
- a CDS encoding Lrp/AsnC family transcriptional regulator — MSTNPRRLDRIDIGILNQLQQNARITNAELARAVNLSATPCFNRVRALEKLGLFRQQVTLLDPEPLGLRINVFIQVSLEKQVEDALQRFEEAISQRPEVMECYLMSGDADYLLRVVMPDMRTLERFIIERLTTIPGVSNIRSSFALKQVRYKTALPLPAAGLTLVDPDEAASDWS; from the coding sequence ATGAGCACCAACCCAAGGCGGCTCGACCGCATCGACATCGGCATCCTGAACCAGCTGCAGCAGAACGCGCGGATCACGAACGCGGAACTCGCGCGCGCGGTGAACCTGTCGGCCACGCCGTGCTTCAACCGCGTGCGCGCGCTGGAGAAGCTCGGGCTATTCCGCCAGCAGGTCACGCTGCTCGACCCCGAGCCGCTCGGGCTGCGGATCAACGTGTTCATCCAGGTCAGCCTCGAGAAGCAGGTCGAGGATGCGCTGCAGCGATTCGAGGAAGCGATCTCGCAGCGGCCCGAGGTGATGGAGTGCTACCTGATGTCGGGCGACGCCGACTATCTGCTGCGCGTCGTGATGCCCGACATGCGCACGCTCGAGCGCTTCATCATCGAGCGGCTGACGACGATTCCCGGAGTGTCGAACATCCGGTCCAGCTTCGCGCTGAAGCAGGTGCGCTACAAGACAGCCCTGCCGCTGCCGGCGGCCGGGCTGACGCTCGTCGATCCGGACGAAGCGGCATCCGACTGGAGTTGA